A single genomic interval of Camelina sativa cultivar DH55 chromosome 11, Cs, whole genome shotgun sequence harbors:
- the LOC104722416 gene encoding serine/arginine-rich splicing factor RS40 isoform X3, whose product MQGFAFVYMEDERDAEDAIRALDRIEFGRKGRRLRVEWTKSERGGDRRSGGGSRRSSSSMKPSKTLFVINFDADNTRTRDLERHFEPYGKIVNVRIRRNFAFIQYEVQEDATRALDATNNSKLMDKVIAVEYAVKDDDARGNGHSPERRRDRSPERRRRSPSPYKRERGSPDYGRGASPVAAYRKDRTSPEFGRRRSPSPYKKSRRGSPEYSRDRRGNDSPRRRERVASPKYSSRSPNNKRDRMSPNHSPLKKESPINGAGEVDSPVERRRERSRSSPENGQVESPGSIGRRDSDGGYDGAESPMQKSRSRSPPADE is encoded by the exons GCATTGAATTTGGGCGTAAGGGACGCAGACTTCGTGTTGAGTGGACAAAG AGTGAACGAGGAGGTGATAGAAGATCTGGTGGTGGTTCAAGGAGATCCTCATCCAGCATGAAACCTTCCAAGACTCTCTTTGTTATCAACTTTGATGCGGATAATACTAGGACCCGGGATCTTGAGAGACACTTTGAGCCATATGGAAAAATCGTAAACGTTAGGATCAGGAGGAATTTTGCATTTATCCAATACGAGGTGCAAGAGGATGCCACCCGGGCACTGGATGCTACAAATAATAG TAAgctgatggataaggtgatcgCTGTGGAGTATGCGGTGAAGGATGATGATGCTAGAGGGAATGGTCACAGTCCTGAAAGACGCCGTGATAGGTCACCTGAAAGAAGAAGGCGATCACCTAGTCcttacaaaagagaaagaggaagccCTGATTATGGCCGAGGTGCTAGTCCTGTTGCTGCATACAGAAAGGACAGGACCAGTCCTGAGTTTGGCAGAAGACGTAGCCCAAGTCCTTACAAGAAATCAAGGCGTGGAAGTCCCGAGTACAGTCGTGACCGCAGAGGCAATGATAGTCCTCGTAGGAGGGAGAGAGTCGCAAGCCCTAAGTACAGCAGCCGCAGTCCCAACAACAAGAGAGATAGGATGAGCCCTAATCACAGTCCACTGAAGAAGGAAAGTCCGATAAATGGAGCGGGTGAAGTTGATAGTCCAGTTGAAAGGAGGAGGGAGAGATCGAGGTCTAGCCCTGAGAATGGCCAAGTTGAAAGCCCTGGCTCAATTGGAAGAAGAGACAGTGATGGTGGCTACGATGGTGCAGAGAGCCCAATGCAGAAGAG CCGGTCTCGTTCACCACCTGCTGACGAGTGA